The DNA segment CCCGGAAGCCGTCATTCTCTGCGGTTTTGACCGAATACGCCGTGAAATCGCAAAAAAGTCACTGGAGAAACTGGTAGCCGATGGCCGTATTCACCCCTCACGGATCGAGGAAGTTGTGGAAAAGTCGAGAGCCGAGGTGGAGGCTTCCTTTATTGAGCTTGGAGAGAACGCCGCATTGGAATGCAAGGTGTACAATCTCCATCCCAAGCTCATCGAGCTTCTCGGTCGTTTGAACTATCGGTCCAGCTATGGCCAGAATGTTCTTCAGCATTCCATCGAGGTTTCCATTTTTGCCGGTCTCATGGCCACCGAGGTCGGTCTTGATGTGCAGACGGCCCGGAGAGCAGGGCTTCTCCACGATATCGGAAAGGCTCTCGATCATGATATGGAGGGCACCCATACGGAAATAGGTCTGATGCTGGCGAGGAAGTATAACGAGAACGAGTTCATTCAGGATGCCATTGCCTCTCTCCACGAAGATCAGGAAGCGGCCTACCTTCTATCCGCTATTGTTCAAGCGGCCGACACCATTTCCTGCGCCCGTCCGGGCGCGCGGCGGGAAGACCTGGAATCATACGTCAAGCGCCTGGAACGCCTGGAAGAGCTTGCGGATTCTTTCAACGGTGTGGAAAAGACGTATGCCATTCAGGCCGGCCGTGAAATCCGCGTTATGGTCAACACCGATATTGTCGATGATGCCCAGGCCAATCAGCTTGCCTATGACATTGCGGAAAAAATCGAGAAAGACCTTGATTATCCGGGCCAGATCAAAGTAATTGTCATACGGGAAATGCGTTCGGTTCAATATGCCAGGTAGGAGGACAAGTGAAGATACTTTTTGTCGGTGATATTTTTGGCCAGCCGGGGAAACATGCCGCCTCACGGTTCATTCCTCAGTTTGTTCGTGAAAGAAATATTGATTTCTGCGTTGTAAATGGGGAAAATGCCGCAGGAGGTTTCGGGTTGACCATGAACATCGCCGACAAACTTTTCGCCTTCGGGGTAAATGTGATCACCTCCGGGAATCATATCTTTGACCGTCAGGAAGCCTACGATTTTCTCCCCCAGTCAACCGCCATTCTCCGTCCCGCCAATTATCCTCCCAGCGTCCCGGGCCGGGGGTACACAATAGTAAAAGCAAAGAACGGAATGAAGGTTGGCGTATTGAATCTCCAGGGGAGGATTTTCATGGCGCCTATCGACGATCCGTTCCGGGTGGCTGACGATATAATTGACCGCCTCTCTGAGGAAACCCGTATTATCCTCGTGGATATTCATGCCGAGGCGACCTCCGAGAAAATGGCGCTCGGCTGGTATCTGGACGGTCGGGTTACCGCAGTAATCGGTACCCATACCCATGTCATGACCGCAGACGAACGGATTTTGCCCAAGGGCACTGCTTTCATCACCGATGTGGGGATGACCGGTCCGCATGATTCAGTGATCGGGGTAAGGATCGAGCAGTCTCTCCAAAAGCTCATGAAACAGGTTCCCGTACGTTTTTCTCCCGCCGAAAAGGGAATCAAATTCTCGGCGGTGATTATCGAGATCAATGATTCCACCGGCAAGGCGTTGGCAATCGAGCGCGTGTTTGAAGATGATGTGGAATGAACCCGAAATGTCCGGTGATGAGAGAAGGCCGACCGGCCGCCTGACAGTCACCGAATTGACCAGGCATCTCAAGGAACTGATCGAGGCAAATTTCCCCGTCGTGGCGGTCGAGGGCGAGCTTTCCAACTATGTTCACCATACTTCAGGCCATCGCTATTTCACCCTTAAGGATGATCTCAGCCAGCTTCGCTGTGTCATGTTCA comes from the Candidatus Latescibacter sp. genome and includes:
- the rny gene encoding ribonuclease Y, with translation MSITVIIIVVFVSLVVGLGVFILGWIAANKVNHAKMNNAEAYAKKITEDAARESENIKKAAVLDAKDEWYKERTRFEKETRDTRQEIEKLEQLLHDRERKLDKKVDILNAKERNIIIKEREIAAKEKSLRVKTEQLNQLFVEQNEKLEHISGMTADEAKELLMANLEKEVKIQAARLAKDIRDQAIRDAEKEAKEIVIRSIQRCAAEHTVESSVSVVPLPNDEMKGRIIGREGRNIRSFETATGVDVIVDDTPEAVILCGFDRIRREIAKKSLEKLVADGRIHPSRIEEVVEKSRAEVEASFIELGENAALECKVYNLHPKLIELLGRLNYRSSYGQNVLQHSIEVSIFAGLMATEVGLDVQTARRAGLLHDIGKALDHDMEGTHTEIGLMLARKYNENEFIQDAIASLHEDQEAAYLLSAIVQAADTISCARPGARREDLESYVKRLERLEELADSFNGVEKTYAIQAGREIRVMVNTDIVDDAQANQLAYDIAEKIEKDLDYPGQIKVIVIREMRSVQYAR
- a CDS encoding TIGR00282 family metallophosphoesterase, whose product is MKILFVGDIFGQPGKHAASRFIPQFVRERNIDFCVVNGENAAGGFGLTMNIADKLFAFGVNVITSGNHIFDRQEAYDFLPQSTAILRPANYPPSVPGRGYTIVKAKNGMKVGVLNLQGRIFMAPIDDPFRVADDIIDRLSEETRIILVDIHAEATSEKMALGWYLDGRVTAVIGTHTHVMTADERILPKGTAFITDVGMTGPHDSVIGVRIEQSLQKLMKQVPVRFSPAEKGIKFSAVIIEINDSTGKALAIERVFEDDVE